The genomic DNA TGATGCTCGTCTTCTTCATGAATTCATCTACATTCAACGGACTTGAGAATCGTGCCGTTCCATTGGTGGGCAGTACGTGATTGGGACCGGCAAAATAGTCGCCGACAGGTTCTGAACTGAATCGCCCGAGGAAGATCGCACCCGCATGGCGGATCGAGGCCATCGTTTCGAACGGCCGGGCCGTCAGGATTTCAAGATGCTCCGGCGCAAGATCATTCACGACCTCTATGCCTTCCTCCATGGAATCTACGACATAGATAGTGCCGTACTCTTCGATGGACTTTCTGGCAATCCCTTCTCGCGGAAGGCTTGAGAGCTGCTCCTCCACTTCTCGGGAAACCTTTTCGGCAAGTTCCCTTGAATCGGTTACGAGGACCGCTGATGCAAGGACATCATGCTCTGCCTGTGACAGCAGGTCTGCCGCGATTTCATCGGCATGCTGATGCTCATCGGCGAGGATGACGATTTCACTCGGGCCTGCAATCATATCGATATCCACATCGCCGAATACTTCCCGCTTGGCAAGGGCCACGTAAATATTCCCCGGTCCGGTGATCTTATCGACGGATGCAATCGATTCGGTTCCATATGCAAGGGCCGCAACCCCCTGGGCGCCTCCGACCTTATAGATTTCCTTCACGCCGGCGATCTCCGCTGCCACTAAGACACCCGCCGGGATTTTCCCGTCCTTGCCTGGTGGTGACACCATGACGATCCGCTCCACTCCCGCAACTTTTGCAGGAAGGACATTCATCAGGACCGAAGACGGGTAGGCTGCGGTTCCGCCCGGCACATACACCCCGACAGAATCGAGTGGGGTCATCTTCTGACCGAGCATGGTGCCGTCCGCTTTCGTTTCAAACCAAGAAGGGCGCTTCTGCTTTTCATGAAAGTCCCGTATGTTGCACGATGCCTCCTCGATGATCGTGACCAACTCGGGATCAAGACTTGAGAAGGCGTCCTCGATTTCATCATTTGTGACAGCCAGGCTTTTGAGGTTCACTCCGTCAAATTTCTCCGTGAGGCGGTGGAGGGCATCATCTCCAGCATCCTTCACCTCTGCAATGATTGCCTGAACGGCTCTTCTCTGCTCTTCGGTTCCACTGTCCACGGATCGCTTGATGGACGCTCCTTTGATGTTATCGACGATTTTCACTGAGGTTCCCCCTTCCCGGTTTCATTCCCCGATCACCTTTGATAATCGGTCCACAAGGTCTTCTATTTTTTCGTCCTTCATCCGATAACTCACCGGATTGACGATCAGTCTCGAAGTGATATCCACAATCGTTTCGAATTCCACAAGTCCATTCTCCTTCAAGGTCCTGCCCGTAGAGACAATATCCACGATGCGGTCTGCAAGTCCGATAAGGGGTGCGAGCTCGATGGAACCATTCAGCTTGATGATTTCCACCTGCTCCCCTTGTTCACGGAAATAGGATGAGGCCACATTCGGATATTTTGTTGCGATCTTCGGTGCCACTTCGCTCATCTTCGTATCAGGCAGCCCCGCGACGGCCAGATAGCAGTCGCTGATGCGGAGGTCGAGGAGTTCATATACATCCCGTTCTTCCTCCAGCATCACATCCTTGCCTGCAATCCCAAGGTCTGCTACACCGTGTTCCACATAGGTCGGTACATCCATGGGCTTGGCGAGGATGAACCGGAGATCTTCTGCCGGCACCTCGATGATCAGCTTCCGTGAATCATCGAATTCCGGAGGCAGATTGTATCCGGCCCTTCTCAACAGCTCGACAGCTTCTTCAAAAATCCTTCCCTTCGGCATGGCAATGGTCAGACTCATCGGATGCCACCACCTTTCCCACCGGCTCCGATACAGTAATGAATCGAGTTGAATAGTTTCGTATACTCATCCACGTCACTTACGCCACGCAGACTCTGTAGGACGACGGATCGTCCTTCACCCCTCAGCTCGCGAGCAAGTCCGAACGCTTCCTTCCTGCGCTCATCACTGTATAGGATGCATTCCTGCTCCGGTCGCTCCAATTTCACTTGAAGTGCCTCCAGTACGTAATCGAGACGGAGTCCGAAGCCCGTCGCTCCTGAATCTTTCCCGAATTTCTCCAGAAGCTTATTGTAGCGGCCGCCGTTCCCGATGGCGAAGCCGACATTCTCACCGTACACCTCGAACAGGATGCCGGAATAATAGCTCATATGACTCACGAGGCTGAGGTCGAACTTGATATGATCCTCCACACCGTGATCTTTCAAGATCCCCCACAGCTCGCGAAGTTCATTCAATGCCTCCATCCCCTTGCTTCCTTCAAGGAGGGCTTCCGCTTCTTCAAGGACTCCATCCGCTCCACGCAGATTCAAGAAACCTTTCAAGCGATCTTTATCAATGGAAGATAGGGAGAGCTCTTCAACATGGCGACGATACCCCACATAATTCTTCTCATAAAGGAACCGGCGCAGGATATCGGCCCGTTCGTCGGTCCCGACAATGCCTTTGAACAATTGCTGGACGAATCCGATGTGACCGACCGAAACTTTGAAATGCTTCAATCCCGCTTCCCTTAAGGTTTCGACCATCAGGGCGATTACTTCCCCGTCGGCACTGACGGAGGGGTCACCGATGCATTCGATTCCCACCTGCTCAAATTCTGCCGGTCTGCCGCCTTCACGCTGCTGGGCCCGGAACACGCTGTCTGAATAAGCAAGTCTCAAGGGTGCCTCGTCCTTCAACAGTTTGGATGCTGCGATCCTAGCAATGGGAGCCGTCATATCCGGACGCAGGACGAGGGTGTGTCCCTGCTGATCCAGGAGCTTGAACAATTGTTGATCCAGGATGGCCGAAGCATCTCCGACCGTTTCGTGGTATTCCAGCGTCGGTGTCTCGATGAGGCGGTAGCCCCAGCGTGACATTTCCGCCACCATCCTACTTTTCGTCTGATCTTTGACTTCATATAAATCAGGGAATGTATCTCTCATCCCCAATGGTTTCTCGAACATGAATAGCTTTGTCATACGAACCACCTTTTGAACGTAGTATCCTATCTTTTCCCTTGATTGAACTTTCTCAATCCTTTAGTTCGCTAATATACTAATAAAATAAAGTTACATGTAGTGTAGCGCTTCTTTTTGATTCCGTCAACCGATTTGAAGCTGATTCCTGCAAGGAATGACATGACCACCTATACTTGAAAGGAACGGGAATTCAATACTCCCATTCTCCCCAAAACAGATGACCGTATTTCATTTCTTCAGAAATACACACTACTCTTTCTATCGGATCCGGACATCCAATCCTATACAGAATCCCACTATCCACACCAACACAAAAAAAACCGGAAAGGACATCAGTCCCTTCCGGTTTTGGCGGTTCCATAAATCTCGTCGTCATTCCAGCGATCGGCGAGTTCTTCTTTCGTATAGATGACGCGCATGGGGTTTCCTCCTACGAAGGCACCCGGTGGCACATCTTTATGCACGAGGGTTCCGGCAGACACGATGGCCCCATCACCGATGCTGACACCGGGAAGGATCGTCGTGTTCGCTCCGATCATGACCTCCGAACCGATCTCGACGTTTCCCAGCCGGTACTCCTTGATCAAGTACTCGTGGGCAAGGATGGTCGTGTTATAGCCGATGACCGTATTCCGGCCGACGGAGATCTTCTCCGGGAACATGACGTCCAGCATGACCATCAGGGCAAAAGACGTTTGCTCCCCGATCTCCATTTTGAGGAACGTGCGGTAAAGCCGGTTCTTCAATCCGAGGAACGGGTTGTACCTCGCTGCCTGGATGACAAGGAAGTTCTTCACGACCTTGGCGAAGGGGACGGTTTTGTACACATGCCAAAGGGAGTTCGCTCCCTGGACCGGGTACCTTGTCGTCCGTCTCATCCCTCAGCCCCTACAATCGTCAAGATGTCCTGCATCGTATCCAGCATGAAGTCAGGTTCGTACTGCTCCAGATGAGCTTTTCCCTTCGCACTCCAGGCCACGCCTGCAGATAAGACTCCCGCGTTCCGTCCGCCAAGGATATCATGATGGTTATCACCGACCATGAGCGCTTCCTCAGGTGCGGATCCGAGTGCTTCCAATGCTTTTTGGACAGGCTCCGGATGCGGCTTCGGATGCTCCACTTCATCAAGACTGATGATCACATCGAAGTACGGTTTCAGCCCCATGAGCTCTAGGCCGCGAATGACCATCATACGTGACTTTGTGGAGACGATGGCAAGCTTGTAGCCCTGTTCATGTAGGGTTTCAATCGTTTCCGCGACCCCTTCGAACTCCGTGACGAGATCATCGTGGTTCGCCCGGTTGTGCTCTCGGTAGTGGGCACACATGTCATCACATTTTTCCGGGTTCAATTTCCCGAATGATTCTTGAAGGGGCGGCCCCATGAACGGAAGGACACTCTCGCGATCATAGTCGCCCGGGTAAAAGTGGTTCAAGGTGTGGAGGAACGAAGAGATGATCAGTTCGTTTGTATCGATCAGCGTTCCGTCCAGGTCAAACAGTATGGTTGTAATCTTCCTCATATTGACGCTCCTTTTCTTTCTTCACATCGGTTTTCCGCCAGAAGTAGGCGATCGTCACCGTCAGCAGGATGGCCGTGGTGAGTCGTATGGCGAGCAGCGGCCACACCGGGATTCCAAGCGGGATGAAGATCAGGGTATCCTCTACCACGGCATGGCAGGCAACAAGGAAGATGAAGGCAAGGGTCACATCCCGCTTGCTTACTCCTTCTTCTTTCACTGCCTGGATCATGACCCCCGCCCCGTAGGCAAGACCCACGACCAGACCCGTCACCATGGTGGATGATGTATTGGCATTCATACCGAGGGCGCGGGTGACGGGCGCCATCCATCTGGAGAAGACGTCCATCCACTTCAGGTCCTTCATGATCTGGATGATCATCATGAGGGGAATGACGATGATGGCAAGCTGAATCACGCCATATCCCGCTTTCTGAAGTCCAAGAAGAATGATCTGCCCCCAGCCTTCAGGGTCAGCCTGCTCTGCAGGCATCATCCCGTACTGGGCAAGCTCTGCACCACCATCCCATACAAGGTTGATGACAATGGCAGACAG from Rossellomorea marisflavi includes the following:
- a CDS encoding nucleoside recognition domain-containing protein — its product is MLGSIRTGGLVGLKTTWSLGKVIFPITLLVFILQYTPVLPWVMDRIAPLMKILGLSGDAAIPLVLGNFLNLYAGIGGILSLDLTVKEVFIIAVMLSFSHNLFIESTVASKVGVKIWLILLVRIGLALLSAIVINLVWDGGAELAQYGMMPAEQADPEGWGQIILLGLQKAGYGVIQLAIIVIPLMMIIQIMKDLKWMDVFSRWMAPVTRALGMNANTSSTMVTGLVVGLAYGAGVMIQAVKEEGVSKRDVTLAFIFLVACHAVVEDTLIFIPLGIPVWPLLAIRLTTAILLTVTIAYFWRKTDVKKEKERQYEEDYNHTV
- the hisD gene encoding histidinol dehydrogenase, with protein sequence MKIVDNIKGASIKRSVDSGTEEQRRAVQAIIAEVKDAGDDALHRLTEKFDGVNLKSLAVTNDEIEDAFSSLDPELVTIIEEASCNIRDFHEKQKRPSWFETKADGTMLGQKMTPLDSVGVYVPGGTAAYPSSVLMNVLPAKVAGVERIVMVSPPGKDGKIPAGVLVAAEIAGVKEIYKVGGAQGVAALAYGTESIASVDKITGPGNIYVALAKREVFGDVDIDMIAGPSEIVILADEHQHADEIAADLLSQAEHDVLASAVLVTDSRELAEKVSREVEEQLSSLPREGIARKSIEEYGTIYVVDSMEEGIEVVNDLAPEHLEILTARPFETMASIRHAGAIFLGRFSSEPVGDYFAGPNHVLPTNGTARFSSPLNVDEFMKKTSIISYSEAALKEHGDKIAKLARLEGLEAHARAVEIRFKGEK
- the ppaX gene encoding pyrophosphatase PpaX, with translation MRKITTILFDLDGTLIDTNELIISSFLHTLNHFYPGDYDRESVLPFMGPPLQESFGKLNPEKCDDMCAHYREHNRANHDDLVTEFEGVAETIETLHEQGYKLAIVSTKSRMMVIRGLELMGLKPYFDVIISLDEVEHPKPHPEPVQKALEALGSAPEEALMVGDNHHDILGGRNAGVLSAGVAWSAKGKAHLEQYEPDFMLDTMQDILTIVGAEG
- the hisG gene encoding ATP phosphoribosyltransferase, translated to MSLTIAMPKGRIFEEAVELLRRAGYNLPPEFDDSRKLIIEVPAEDLRFILAKPMDVPTYVEHGVADLGIAGKDVMLEEERDVYELLDLRISDCYLAVAGLPDTKMSEVAPKIATKYPNVASSYFREQGEQVEIIKLNGSIELAPLIGLADRIVDIVSTGRTLKENGLVEFETIVDITSRLIVNPVSYRMKDEKIEDLVDRLSKVIGE
- a CDS encoding acyltransferase; protein product: MRRTTRYPVQGANSLWHVYKTVPFAKVVKNFLVIQAARYNPFLGLKNRLYRTFLKMEIGEQTSFALMVMLDVMFPEKISVGRNTVIGYNTTILAHEYLIKEYRLGNVEIGSEVMIGANTTILPGVSIGDGAIVSAGTLVHKDVPPGAFVGGNPMRVIYTKEELADRWNDDEIYGTAKTGRD
- a CDS encoding ATP phosphoribosyltransferase regulatory subunit; the protein is MTKLFMFEKPLGMRDTFPDLYEVKDQTKSRMVAEMSRWGYRLIETPTLEYHETVGDASAILDQQLFKLLDQQGHTLVLRPDMTAPIARIAASKLLKDEAPLRLAYSDSVFRAQQREGGRPAEFEQVGIECIGDPSVSADGEVIALMVETLREAGLKHFKVSVGHIGFVQQLFKGIVGTDERADILRRFLYEKNYVGYRRHVEELSLSSIDKDRLKGFLNLRGADGVLEEAEALLEGSKGMEALNELRELWGILKDHGVEDHIKFDLSLVSHMSYYSGILFEVYGENVGFAIGNGGRYNKLLEKFGKDSGATGFGLRLDYVLEALQVKLERPEQECILYSDERRKEAFGLARELRGEGRSVVLQSLRGVSDVDEYTKLFNSIHYCIGAGGKGGGIR